The Hyla sarda isolate aHylSar1 chromosome 3, aHylSar1.hap1, whole genome shotgun sequence genome contains the following window.
tcgaatgtatatgcgatattcgcgaataatattcgcattgcgaatatttgcaagcaacactagtgttgaccaccagacggaggggcagctgacacgccccctcaaaaaaagcgctatggcagagccagagattgccaaaggcagtgctgcatcagtcccccaaaaaatgtgagtttctggatttaaatatctataacagctatctcgactttaacagttgccatcttaaataatggaagaagaacattccattcggtcaaatgaaaagaatccgaaggaattgttcttccacacaaaaatgcctacaactagataacctggaggatcgttttaaaggggtactccggtgaaaaccttttttcttttaaatcaactggtggccgaaagttaaacatatttgtaaattacttctattaaaaaatcttaatccttccagtacttattagctgctgaatgctacagaggaaattcctttctttttggaacactgatgacatcacgagcacagtgctctctgctgacatctctgtccattttagcaaccatgcatagcagatgtatgctaagggcagcatggtggctcagtggttagcactgctgctttgcagtgctggggacttgggttcaaatcccactaaggacaacaataaataaagtgttattattattattataatgtcagcagacagaactgtgctcgtgatgtcatcagagagcattccaaaaagaaaagaatttcctctgtagtattcagcagctaataagtacaggaaggattaagattttttaatagaagtaatttacaaatatgtttaactttctgccgccagttgatttaaaagaaaaaaggttttcaccggagtacccctttaaacaaaaagggtatcccaaaccccttatacatggagcacgccagagagtggacgaattagaacaaacagggtaatgcagaggggggttataatgatgaatttgattctgtttttctaactaggtattacacttcacacaccaatattttttacaaaattttttttgtatttttttgtataggtaatatcaccagctcatattattgtgtcatgattactggcaccatatgtagtcccccagttattcttctttagatgttttctgtgtcctgtgcagtatctctcccagaagtccacttgatggcccccgtggtggtctacaccccgaagtcatcaatttttactctaagagagagtgtgcagctgtttctggagacggtcaacaataacctctgcatggtggaataataggtcacgatgtttatcaggatcagtagaagcatcacccactcgatgattatgatggggatttcacggatctcgtcccagtcttcatcattatggaataattcctttaatgtttcatatccaaaatagaaaactacacagacaaaagtcaggccacagcaggtgcatctactatggtggatgactttttttgctcctggtaatttatacatctggatggactgcccaaggtagtataaggcttcacatgtaatggaaattatcgtgctgacaaagtgtatcctgggatattcttcgggggacaatacatgcataacagctgtggaaaaacaggaggcccacacaatggccagcaggatcctctggatcaggacctgatgacccctgaactcttcagtatgcataaccatatacttataaataagaaaggttagtaccaaagtgccaatggacatccctatgaatccaattctgaataatatgctttcgggaaagaaatttcccacgtcactgtgaaggaaaagaaaccaatgttattatggatatttcctcactcccaacccatgaaataagaatcatgtgcttgtttatcttacctgatgctcatcagtggtgaGGCGGCATgaccgaggacgaccgtcatgatgtagctggtggcaagccaggccgcacaccaaaacgccaacaggagggggacgaaccccaaaccttttagctccatttcagacaagtagaagaagaagacactaatctcactaatctcactaatctcactggaacaatctacagactgaaggctcgggcagctgtcagtggaatgtcaggactccagctgtctatgacatcacatgtgacatgtcagaatgactgcttgtttcttagagctgccatgatttagtatctgctatagacagaacctgatgtttttactatggaccttacagaccccagaacccaagtaattagcgcaggggctccattttgatcatctcatatttcccattatttgagttccagggctcagatacatttgcaccctctatagcagtggtcttcaagctgtgaacccccaactgctgcagaaccacaactcccagcatgcccagacagcaacttcgcataaggaaatagtctaattaaacttttcttatatataggatccctgaaatctccaatctctccttttattggtttatgatctgcgttacttatttgtaaaaaacaatgtttctgattgtttgccccccccccccatacttatGGGccatctcttcaaacgactttatttgacctaaagcgtataattgatttacataaataagccccttttcatccaaaagagtgaatctttaattttaaggaattctttaagtgctttattcgaccataatgaagtaaagtcaaaactccatgtgatttaaaaaaaaaatgtaagttcctcccatactttattatatagatatgcatgggtgtagtgagtatcccagcttccaaaatctcaaaaatatccttataacgacccattagggtatgttcacactacagtgtgtgaatggaatctccgctcgctgaattcagcgagcggagattcagactggcagccggcggcggcggtagggccgggcggcactgagccatcaccattgatagctatgcagtgctcgcggacttccgtgcaaagaatgaacatgttctttctttgcgcggaacaatttcagcggcgctgaaattccgcagtgtgaacgggtctcgcggaaacccattcacactaatgttaagttcacaccacggaattcggctcgcggaattccgcccgtggaattccgcgggaattccgtagtttgaacatacccttagagagaaaaaataggactacattttccctccttctcataatagtctgcaattttagtgctaaaaagtacctaaaaaaaaaagtgcccaacccccatcgtgctcagctaacgttaaaaacatatttcattctcgtgctttcctgccccaaagtagtgaatttaataaagaaataagagcttggaaccatttttctgatatccatacagtatagaaacatagaatgtgtcggcagataagaaccaattggcccatctagtctgcccaataatctgaatcctatcaatagtccctggccctatcttatatgaaggatagccttatgcctatcccgatcttatatgaaggatagccttatacccatccctatcttatatgaaggataaccttatacctatccctatcttatatggaggatagccttatgcctatctctatcttatatgaaggatagccttatgcctatctctatcttatatgaaggatagccttatacctatccctatcttatatgaaagataaccttatgcctatccctatcttatatgaaggatagcattatacctatctctatcttatatgaaggatagccttatacctatccctatcttatatgaaggatagccttatacctatccctatcttatatgaaggatagccttatacctatccctatcttatatgaaggatagccttatacctatccctatcttatatgaaggatagccttatacctatctctatcttatatgaaggatagccttatgcttatccctaacttatatgaaggatagccttatacctatccctatcttatatgaaggatagccttatacctatccctatcttatatgaaggatagccttatgcttatccctatcttatatgaaggatagccttatacctatccctatcttatatgaaggatagccttatgcttatccctattttatatgaaggatagccttatgcctatcccatgcatgtttaaactccttcactgtatttgcagcgactagtgttgttcacgaatattcgcaattcgaattttaataacaaatatagcatattcgcgaattcgcgaatattgcaaatatagcactataaattcataattacaaatatttgcttttttttgtgcatatgtgaaaatttgtgcgcatatgcgcatatttgcaaatattgagcccgcccttcattaatggtatagagaactgtgactagtgcatcaactctgtgattttttgcccataaaacccaataggctaattgtggtctatggggtctcactgcatgtaagataagcaggactgtctcggcagtacagtggatgggagaccgtcactggttcgagtcccagggtggacagagtgttacagtgttgcggttaaactttactttcctggaaaagctgttgagttgcccatagcaaccaatcaaattgcttccttcatttttcagaggctttttcaaaaatgaaagaagaacttttcctctgggcaggttttgataaatctctctctatgggggagattcatcaagaccagtgtagaggaagagttgtgcagttgcccatagcaaccaatcagattgcttctttcatttttcacaatgcctctgcaaaatgaaagaagcgatctgattggttgctatgggagactcagcagattttcctggaaaagtttctgagttgcccatagcaaccaatcagatggcttccttcatttttcagaggccttttcaaaaatgaaagaagcaatctgattggttgctatgggcaactcagaaactcttcctctacactggttatgatgaatctcccccatagagggatatctatcaaaacctgtccagaggaaaagtttctgagttgcccatagcaaccaatcagattacttctttcatttttcagaggctttttcaaaaatgaaagaagcgatctgattggttgctatgggcaactaagcagcttttccccatagaccacaatgggcctactggtttcaatgggcaaaaaatcacagagttaatgcactagacacagttctctataccattaaaggggtactccggtgaaaaccttttttcttttaaatcaactggctccggaaagttaaacagatttgtaaattacttctattaaaaaattgtaatccttcctgtacttattagctgctgaatactacagaggaaattattttctttttggaatgctctctgatgacatcacgagcacagtgctctctgctgacgttattataataataataataatacgtctttatttatttattgttgtccttagtgggatttgaaccctctccagctccactatatctttcttgtacactggtgcccagtactgtacacagtattttatgtgaggtctgactagtgatttttacagcggtagaattatttccttgtcgtgggcatctatgcccctattgatgtaccccatgattttattagccttggcagcagctgcccgacactggtcactacagctaagtttactgttacctaagactcctaagtccttttccatgtcagtcgtcccaagtgttctcccatttaatacataatcccagctcggatttttcttccccatgtgcattaccttacatttatcagtgttgaacctcatctgccacttcccagcccaaacctccaacctattcagatccatttgtaacagtgcactgtcctctatagtgtttaccgctttacagagtttggtgtcatctgcaaagattgctactttactattcaacccctctgcaaggtcattcatgaatatattaaataggacaggacccaagacggacccctgtggtaccccttctagtaacagtcacccaatcagaataagtaccattaataaccaccctctgtttcctatcattgagccagttacttacccacttacacacattctcccccagcccaaaccttctcattttatgcaccaacctttaatgtggaaccgtatcaaatgctttggaaaaatccagatatacgacatccagcgattgccccatgtccagtctggggctcacctcctcataaaagctgatcaggttagtttgacaggaccgatccctcataaatccatgctgatacagggtcatacatttatttttatcaagatattccaaaatagcatctcttaggaaaccctcaaacaatttacatacaaccgcggttaaactaacaggtttataattcccggggtcaccttttgaccccttcttaaatattggcaccacatttgccatgcgccagtcctggggaacagttcctgtcactatagagtccctgaatattaaaaataggggtctgtctattacattacttaattcctttagaacatgggggtgaatgccatatagacctggtgatttgtctatttagattttttgtaggtggcactgtacttcttcctgggttagacaggtgacctgtacttcttcctgggttagacaggtgacctgtactggggagtttaccttatcacactgtatttcacctggcatttcattttcctcagtgaatacagtggagaagaatttgtttagtatatttgctttttcctgatccccgtttataatttcttcctcatcattttttaaccccttaaggaccatggggttttccgtttttgcattttcgttttttgctccttgcctttataaaatcataactctttcaattttgcacctaaaaatccatattatggcttattttttgcgccaccaattctactttgtaatgacatcagtcattgtgcccaaaaatctacggtgaaacggaaaaaaaaaatcattgtgagacaaaattgaaaaaaaaaagccattttgtaacttttgggggcttccgtttctacgtagtacatttttcggtaaaaatgacacctgatatttattctgtaggtccactgagctagccggcatgctttcggtttcgctttagacgcggcgttcaactttgaacgccgcgtctaaagggttaatagcgctcggcacagcgatcaatgccgcacgctattagccacgggtcccggccgtggccccgcgttatagatcgggagtggacacatgacgttccagtacgtcatgtgtccttaaggggttaaagggccaacactttcatttttatataattaaagaacattttggggttagttatactctctttggcaatgagtctttctgtctctatttttgtggcttttatctgtttttttgcatatttcacatttttctctatagctttttaatgcttcttcactgctgtcctgttttagtagtttaaatgctttatttttgtcatttattgcccccttaacatttttattcatccatattggttttcttttatctctgacccttttattcccataaagtatatacatcttactgtgaaaatttaagatatttttaaaagtctcccatttagtgttagTATTGTtcattttgaggacattatcccattttatattgttatgggcttctctgagttgatcggactttgccttccgaaagttcattgttttgtggcccctcgagagattcccttattgaagaacaagtgttacgccgagcgctccgggtccccgctcctccccggagcgctcgctacactctcgctattgcagcgctccggtcagatccactgacccggtgcgctgcgatcctgcctccagccgggatgcgattcgcgatgcgggtggcgcccgatcgcgatgcgcaccccggctcccgtacctgactcgctctccgtcggtcctgtcccggcgcgcgcggccggctccctagggcgcgcgcgcgccgggtctctgcgatttaaagggccactgcgccgctgattggcgcagtggttctaatcagtgtgttcacctgtgcactccctatgtatacctcacttcccctgcactccctcgccggatctttttgccattgtgccagtgaaagcgtttccttgtgtgttcctagcctgtgttccagacctcctgccgttgcccctgactacgatccttgctgcctgccccgaccttctgctacgtccgaccttgcttctgtctactcccttgtaccgcgcctatcttcagcagtcagagaggttgagccgttgctagtggatacgacctggttactaccgccgctgcaagactatcccgctttgcggcgggctctggtgaacaccagtagtgacttagaaccggtccactagcacggtccacgccaatccctctctggcacagaggatccaccttctgccagccggcatcgtgacaacaagttataatgtattaaattatgatcactatttcctaggtgtccatctacttgcacattaattactctgttaGGTACAGTACGTTgggaaatattaagtctagtagggcgccccctctggtcgggccctgcaccatttgggacagataattgtctttagctatagtcagaaacctatttcctttaaagtcgaagtcggcccagttccccatgaacccaaacccttccttcctacaccgcttgtttacctccctgatttcccgctgcctctctggtctggctcgtggtactggtagtatttcagaaaatactaccttggaggtccttgccttaagcttgcagcctaagtccctgaaatcctttttaaggacactccatctacctcttactttgtcattggtgccaatatgtaccatgactgctgggtcttctccagccccacccagcaacctgtcaacccgatccgcgatgtgccgaactcgagcgccaggaagacaacacactgttcggcgatcccggtctttgtgacagattgccctgtctgtccccctaataattgagtcccccactaccagtacctgtctggcctgccctgctctcctccctccctccttactggagcagacacccccctggcggtcagaggcggtatcctgctgcagtaccgctagctctgtaatggcatccccctcatctgccaactgggcaaacttgttggggtgtgccagttcaggactagcctccctgacacttttccttctaccccgttttctaactgtgacccagctaactgcctgactgtcctgcacctacgtcccactatcctcccccacctctaccccaaagagtacctgctcagtgagcaggagactcctcaccaagttgtcaatgcgtctcagtgttgccagttgctcctctagatccagaatctgggcttccaaatgagcaactcgcacacatctcgcacaacaatatgcaccctcaaactgctgctcaaggattgcatacattgtgcaagatgcacactggactgccttttccaacatggaggtcatactagatttggggattgcaaaaattaacagaaaagaaaaaaaaaatcaaatatttcaatttaaacttcctgaatttaaagtcccttaattttaagtcccctcacttttatactcactcacttgtatgcttcacactcttgtatacagacaaacaatcgctagctcaacatagtgtatttgctttatatttatcacaaccacaaccaccttcttccactgcctggaagtgaattcactttagtgaaacttttttttttttttcatttacacatcagaatttaacgaaaagtcgtcaaagacctgtggggtgttaaggctcactagaccccttggtacatgccttgaggggtgtagtttccaaaatagtatgccatgtgggggttttctgctgttctggcatcataggggcttccaaaatgtgacatgccccccaaaaaccatttcagcaaaaaatttactctccaaaatcccattgttgctccttcccttctgagccctctactgcaccagccgaacacttgacatagacatatgaggtatttccttactctagagaaattgggttacaaattttggggggctttctcctattaccccttgtaaaaattcaaaaactgggtctacaagaacatgcgagtgtaaaaaatggagattttgaatttcctccttcactttgctgctattcctgtgaaacacctaaagggttaacacacttacccaaatgtcattttggatactttgaggggtgcaatttttataatggggtcatttgtggggtatttataatatgaaggcccttcaaatccacttcaaaactgaactggtccctgaaaaattccaatttaaaaaattttgtgaaaaattggaaaagtgctgctgaactttgaagccctctggtgtcttccaaaagtaaaaacctgtcaactttatgatgaaaatataaagtggacatattgtatctgtgaatcaatatataatttatttggaatgtctgtttttgttacaagcagagagcttcaaagttagaaaaatgctaaattttcaattttttcatcaaatttttgaatttttcaccaagaaatgatgcaagcctcaacaaaaatttaccactaacatgaagtagaatatgtcacgaaaaaacgttctcagaatcagaatgaaaagtaaaagcatcccagagttattaatgcttaaagtgacagtggccagatgtgcaaaaaatggctgggtccttaaggtgaaaatgagctggttccttaaggggttaaaccccactggcatttgacagatctttggaacagtgggctgtgcaaatcaaaaattttcatttttcattttgacagaccactgctcaaaaaaatctatcagacacctgtgagatgtacatgctcactgcacttcttattaggggtttagtttccaaaatggggtcacatgtgtgtgtgtgtgtgggggggggggggtgtcactgttctggcaccatggaggcctaaacgcacatggccttcaatttcagccagattctctatccaaaagcccaatggtgctccttctcttctgagccctgtagtgcgtccgcagagcactttacatccacatgtggggtattttctgactcagaagagatggagttacaaattttgcggggctttttctcctattaccccttgtgaaaatgataaaattggggtaacaacagcattttagggaaaaaaaatatacatttttttattttcacctccaactttaactaaaatttgtcaaacacctgtgggatgttaaggctcactataccccttgttacttgacgggaggggtgtagttttcaaaatgggggtcacatatgggtgttttttatgtttatctcagaactgctgtaactaccagccacccctgtgcaaatcaccagtttaggcctcaaatgtatatggtacactctgtttacactaacatgctggtgtagacccaaaatttaccttttcttaaggggttaaagaagagaaaaaaaatttgtaaccgaaaactgttgccttgaaatatgagagggctccaaagtgaaagagcaccatgtgcatttgaggcctaaattagggatttgcatccaccaacaaattaccctacggcagtgcttcccaaataaggtgtctcccagcatgccaggacagtcaatggctatgccgatgttctggcccctgtatcacccgtcattacgcacagagtaagTTTGctgacaacagggtgccgcaaccgagatcacgggggtcctttgtagAGGCGATAAGaagtcttggtgcgtagtacccctttaagagggaaaaacatgatatatatttaaccccaacccaaatgtaccttatttttattttct
Protein-coding sequences here:
- the LOC130360505 gene encoding uncharacterized protein LOC130360505 — encoded protein: MELKGLGFVPLLLAFWCAAWLATSYIMTVVLGHAASPLMSISDVGNFFPESILFRIGFIGMSIGTLVLTFLIYKYMVMHTEEFRGHQVLIQRILLAIVWASCFSTAVMHVLSPEEYPRIHFVSTIISITCEALYYLGQSIQMYKLPGAKKVIHHSRCTCCGLTFVCVVFYFGYETLKELFHNDEDWDEIREIPIIIIEWVMLLLILINIVTYYSTMQRLLLTVSRNSCTLSLRVKIDDFGV